GTAGTGTTAGTTTGCTTTTTGGTAATAGCTGGCTCTATTTGGTTATTTAAATTGGTAGAAAGTATTTATATTGACTATATCGCTAGAAAACCATTATTCCGTCATTTTTACCTTAAATTAAATGACTTAACTCCAGGACAAAGACAAATATTAGAAAGTAATTTTAAGTTTTATAAAAGACTTAATTTAAAAGAACAAGGCTACTTTAGGCATCGCCTTCATAGGTTTTTAAATAATACCGAGTTTGTTGGTAAAGAGCATTTAGAAATTAATGATACACATCGTGTTTTAGTTTCTGCAACAGCAGTAATGCTAACCTTTGGATACAGAGATTATAAAATTGGATTAGTAGACAAAATATTAATTTATCCCACGACTTTTTACTCTAGTTTAGATAAGACCTACCATAAAGGTCATTTTAATCCTGCTTACAGAGCTGTGATATTATCTTGGGAAGATTTTATGATTGGCTATAAAATAGAAGATGATAATCTTAATTTAGGTATACACGAATTTATACACGCACTACACTTAAGTTATTTACAAACCGAGTTTAAAAACGATGTAACTGCATATCTATTTTTAACAGGTTTAAAGGAGTTGCAAAGTTATATTAATGACAATCCAGTTTATAAAAGTAAACTAGTAAATTCAAATTATTTTAGGGCTTATGCTTTTGAAAACAACTTTGAGTTTATTGCTGTTGTTGTCGAGTCTTTTATCGAAACGCCTCAAGATTTTAAAGCACAATTTCCGGAGCTTTATAAAAAGGTTAAGCAAATGCTTAACTTTAATTTTAAAGGCTATTAAATAGGTTTTTACTGACTTTTGTCATGTTTTTTTAAGTATATAAAAGGTAACTTTATTACTATAATTTAAAAG
The genomic region above belongs to Olleya sp. Hel_I_94 and contains:
- a CDS encoding zinc-dependent peptidase; this encodes MLLQAKAELEENPLVYKYVLGVISVVLVCFLVIAGSIWLFKLVESIYIDYIARKPLFRHFYLKLNDLTPGQRQILESNFKFYKRLNLKEQGYFRHRLHRFLNNTEFVGKEHLEINDTHRVLVSATAVMLTFGYRDYKIGLVDKILIYPTTFYSSLDKTYHKGHFNPAYRAVILSWEDFMIGYKIEDDNLNLGIHEFIHALHLSYLQTEFKNDVTAYLFLTGLKELQSYINDNPVYKSKLVNSNYFRAYAFENNFEFIAVVVESFIETPQDFKAQFPELYKKVKQMLNFNFKGY